From Porphyromonadaceae bacterium W3.11, one genomic window encodes:
- a CDS encoding heavy metal-associated domain-containing protein, whose protein sequence is MTEKKFTVNGMKCAGCVSAVEMGLKNMKGVQSVSADLAGKNATIKYNEEEVTPEALRDEVKELGFELLINE, encoded by the coding sequence ATGACAGAGAAAAAATTTACCGTAAATGGAATGAAGTGTGCTGGCTGTGTGTCAGCTGTAGAGATGGGACTCAAGAATATGAAAGGGGTACAGAGTGTATCCGCAGATCTTGCTGGTAAGAACGCTACTATTAAGTATAATGAAGAGGAGGTTACTCCTGAAGCATTACGTGACGAAGTCAAGGAACTTGGCTTCGAGTTGCTCATCAACGAATAA
- a CDS encoding DUF4834 family protein: MYFFLLIILLPIILVAYLLIKNWRLVRAAYKINQTQKAQKKQYQEEQERSERVRKRTRPEQSSVELINDAHLDLEGGEYVDYEEVK; encoded by the coding sequence ATGTATTTTTTTTTACTGATTATCTTACTGCCAATAATACTAGTCGCCTATCTATTGATAAAAAACTGGAGATTAGTCCGTGCTGCATATAAAATCAACCAAACTCAGAAAGCTCAGAAAAAACAGTATCAAGAAGAACAGGAGCGATCTGAGCGTGTACGGAAGCGAACCCGACCAGAGCAGAGCAGCGTAGAGCTCATTAATGACGCTCACTTAGATCTGGAGGGCGGGGAGTATGTGGACTACGAGGAGGTTAAGTAA
- a CDS encoding PepSY-associated TM helix domain-containing protein, whose protein sequence is MKQSSPTKKGSAKINRWLRLIHRDLSFFFAGVIIIYALSGIMMNHRSTINPHYSVTRQEVQFFEKAPISKNGVQKDDILKELEKLGEKNNYTKHFFPSETSMKIFLKGGSTIEVDLSSGNAVYDRLRKRPLLSQFVRLHYNPGHWWTYFSDLFALSLIIITLTGLFLVKGKRGLKGRGGILFLIGIAIPIAFLLL, encoded by the coding sequence ATGAAACAATCTTCTCCTACAAAAAAGGGTTCAGCGAAAATAAACCGATGGCTAAGGCTTATCCATCGAGACTTATCATTTTTCTTCGCTGGTGTGATCATTATATATGCTCTATCAGGCATTATGATGAATCACAGATCCACCATTAACCCACACTACAGTGTCACCAGACAGGAGGTTCAATTCTTTGAAAAAGCACCCATCTCAAAAAACGGGGTCCAAAAGGATGATATTCTTAAGGAGTTAGAAAAACTTGGAGAAAAGAATAATTACACAAAGCACTTTTTCCCATCAGAGACATCGATGAAGATCTTCCTAAAAGGTGGCTCGACCATTGAAGTAGATCTCTCCTCGGGTAATGCTGTGTATGATAGACTTAGGAAGCGACCACTCCTGAGTCAATTCGTACGTCTCCATTACAATCCTGGCCATTGGTGGACCTACTTCTCAGATCTATTTGCTCTCAGTTTGATTATCATTACATTGACAGGGCTATTCTTGGTCAAAGGAAAGCGAGGGCTGAAGGGTCGTGGAGGAATTCTCTTTCTTATAGGTATCGCTATTCCCATTGCTTTCTTACTCCTCTAA
- the folP gene encoding dihydropteroate synthase, whose translation MKPDVVMNFRGKPYNMTEEPLVMGILNHTPDSFYSQSRVDGEKMIHDRIEQILSEGASIIDVGGYSSRPDASDVSPEEEWKRVKQVLSIIRQSYPDVPVSVDTFRAEVARRSIEEGDADIINDVSGGIIDPEMLSTIAQLQVPYILMHMRGTPKTMQKLCGYEGRVADGVINELLVTIQKLEELGLKRENIILDPGFGFSKTTEQNYELMADLDKFIALDFPLLVGISRKSMIYRLFGTTPQEALNGTSILNTISLMKGTHIIRVHDVREAVEAVKITSELRRLRHQNAQPFVAK comes from the coding sequence ATGAAACCAGACGTGGTAATGAACTTCCGTGGGAAGCCTTATAATATGACAGAGGAGCCTCTAGTGATGGGGATCCTAAACCATACACCGGACTCCTTTTACTCTCAGAGTCGGGTAGATGGAGAGAAGATGATCCACGATCGTATTGAACAGATCCTAAGCGAAGGAGCCTCAATTATTGACGTCGGTGGCTATAGCTCACGACCTGATGCCTCGGATGTATCACCTGAGGAGGAATGGAAGAGGGTTAAGCAGGTCCTATCAATCATTAGGCAAAGCTACCCAGATGTTCCTGTCAGCGTGGATACATTCCGTGCCGAAGTTGCCAGACGATCAATCGAAGAGGGTGATGCTGACATCATCAATGATGTCAGTGGCGGGATCATTGATCCTGAGATGCTTTCCACGATAGCTCAGCTACAGGTTCCTTACATTCTGATGCATATGCGTGGTACACCGAAGACGATGCAGAAGTTATGTGGCTATGAGGGGCGTGTCGCAGATGGTGTAATCAATGAATTACTGGTAACAATCCAGAAGTTAGAAGAATTAGGACTGAAGAGGGAAAATATCATCTTAGACCCAGGCTTTGGCTTCAGTAAAACTACTGAGCAAAATTATGAACTCATGGCTGATCTGGATAAGTTTATTGCTCTCGACTTCCCTCTATTGGTAGGCATCAGCCGTAAGAGTATGATCTATCGTTTATTCGGAACAACGCCACAGGAGGCTCTGAATGGGACGTCTATCCTGAATACTATATCATTGATGAAGGGCACACATATCATCAGGGTACACGATGTACGTGAAGCTGTGGAGGCGGTTAAGATCACGAGTGAGCTTAGACGATTAAGACACCAAAATGCTCAACCTTTTGTAGCTAAGTAA